Proteins from one Telopea speciosissima isolate NSW1024214 ecotype Mountain lineage chromosome 1, Tspe_v1, whole genome shotgun sequence genomic window:
- the LOC122644728 gene encoding probable dolichyl pyrophosphate Glc1Man9GlcNAc2 alpha-1,3-glucosyltransferase isoform X2: MESKHNEKDLKRNSFTAVEELAWFAGVATCVKLLLIPSYRSTDFEVHRNWLALTFSRPLAQWYSDETSPWTLDYPPLFAYFERFLSVFANLVDPKIVDLHDGMNYSADSVVYFQRISVIVSDLCLFYGVYRLTRSLDSIKRRLVWVLIIWSPALIIVDHMHFQYNGFLLGFLLISLSFLEEGRDLLGGFFFAVLLCFKHLFAVAAPVYFVYLLRHYCRGGLVRGFVRLLAMGSVVGFVFMVSFGPFLYHGQIHQVLGRMFPFGRGLCHAYWAPNFWVFYIILDKVLAFWLAELGFKIQAPTASFTGGLVGDSSPFSVLPQLGLVLSGHCSK; encoded by the exons ATGGAGTCCAAACATAATGAGAAGGACCTAAAGCGCAATTCCTTTACAGCCGTGGAAGAGCTGGCCTGGTTCGCAGGCGTCGCCACATGCGTTAAGCTCCTTCTTATCCCCTCTTATCGAAGCACTGACTTCGAAGTTCACCGTAACTGGCTTGCTCTCACTTTCTCACGTCCCCTCGCTCAATGGTACTCAGACGAGACCAGCCCATGGACTCTCGACTACCCACCTCTCTTCGCTTACTTCGAACGGTTTCTCTCCGTCTTCGCCAATCTCGTCGATCCCAAGATCGTAGACCTTCACGATGGAATGAATTACAGTGCAGATTCAGTCGTTTATTTTCAGAGAATCAGCGTTATCGTCTCTGATCTGTGTCTCTTCTATGGAGTCTATAGATTAACCAGAAGCCTAGATTCGATTAAGCGGAGGTTAGTTTGGGTTCTCATCATATGGTCACCGGCGCTTATTATTGTCGATCACATGCATTTTCAGTACAATgggtttcttcttgggttcctGTTGATTTCACTTTCATTTTTGGAGGAAGGGAGGGATTTGCTTGGGGGATTCTTTTTTGCGGTTTTGTTGTGCTTCAAGCACTTGTTTGCTGTGGCGGCACCCGTGTATTTTGTTTACCTGTTGAGGCATTATTGCCGTGGTGGATTGGTTAGGGGGTTTGTGAGACTTTTGGCGATGGGTTCTGTGGTGGGGTTCGTTTTCATGGTTTCATTTGGGCCATTTTTGTACCATGGGCAG ATTCATCAAGTCCTCGGCCGCATGTTTCCGTTTGGTAGGGGACTCTGCCATGCGTATTGGGCTCCCAATTTCTGGGTATTTTACATTATTTTGGACAAAGTGCTTGCTTTCTGGCTTGCAGAACTGGGGTTTAAGATCCAGGCACCAACAGCTTCATTCACTGGTGGACTAGTAGGGGACTCGTCTCCTTTTTCTGTGCTTCCTCAG TTGGGCCTAGTCTTGAGTGGGCATTGCTCAAAATGA
- the LOC122644728 gene encoding probable dolichyl pyrophosphate Glc1Man9GlcNAc2 alpha-1,3-glucosyltransferase isoform X1: MESKHNEKDLKRNSFTAVEELAWFAGVATCVKLLLIPSYRSTDFEVHRNWLALTFSRPLAQWYSDETSPWTLDYPPLFAYFERFLSVFANLVDPKIVDLHDGMNYSADSVVYFQRISVIVSDLCLFYGVYRLTRSLDSIKRRLVWVLIIWSPALIIVDHMHFQYNGFLLGFLLISLSFLEEGRDLLGGFFFAVLLCFKHLFAVAAPVYFVYLLRHYCRGGLVRGFVRLLAMGSVVGFVFMVSFGPFLYHGQIHQVLGRMFPFGRGLCHAYWAPNFWVFYIILDKVLAFWLAELGFKIQAPTASFTGGLVGDSSPFSVLPQVTPLVTFVLVLITISPCLVKAWKKPQPGMITRCVAYAYTCGFLFGWHVHEKASLHFVVPLAIVAMHSLEDVRHYFLLSIGTSSKPTLSLSLSL, from the exons ATGGAGTCCAAACATAATGAGAAGGACCTAAAGCGCAATTCCTTTACAGCCGTGGAAGAGCTGGCCTGGTTCGCAGGCGTCGCCACATGCGTTAAGCTCCTTCTTATCCCCTCTTATCGAAGCACTGACTTCGAAGTTCACCGTAACTGGCTTGCTCTCACTTTCTCACGTCCCCTCGCTCAATGGTACTCAGACGAGACCAGCCCATGGACTCTCGACTACCCACCTCTCTTCGCTTACTTCGAACGGTTTCTCTCCGTCTTCGCCAATCTCGTCGATCCCAAGATCGTAGACCTTCACGATGGAATGAATTACAGTGCAGATTCAGTCGTTTATTTTCAGAGAATCAGCGTTATCGTCTCTGATCTGTGTCTCTTCTATGGAGTCTATAGATTAACCAGAAGCCTAGATTCGATTAAGCGGAGGTTAGTTTGGGTTCTCATCATATGGTCACCGGCGCTTATTATTGTCGATCACATGCATTTTCAGTACAATgggtttcttcttgggttcctGTTGATTTCACTTTCATTTTTGGAGGAAGGGAGGGATTTGCTTGGGGGATTCTTTTTTGCGGTTTTGTTGTGCTTCAAGCACTTGTTTGCTGTGGCGGCACCCGTGTATTTTGTTTACCTGTTGAGGCATTATTGCCGTGGTGGATTGGTTAGGGGGTTTGTGAGACTTTTGGCGATGGGTTCTGTGGTGGGGTTCGTTTTCATGGTTTCATTTGGGCCATTTTTGTACCATGGGCAG ATTCATCAAGTCCTCGGCCGCATGTTTCCGTTTGGTAGGGGACTCTGCCATGCGTATTGGGCTCCCAATTTCTGGGTATTTTACATTATTTTGGACAAAGTGCTTGCTTTCTGGCTTGCAGAACTGGGGTTTAAGATCCAGGCACCAACAGCTTCATTCACTGGTGGACTAGTAGGGGACTCGTCTCCTTTTTCTGTGCTTCCTCAG GTTACCCCATTAGTGACATTTGTGTTGGTCCTAATCACCATATCTCCATGTCTGGTTAAGGCATGGAAAAAGCCTCAGCCAGGGATGATCACTAGATGTGTAGCCTATGCTTACACATGTGGTTTTCTCTTTGGGTGGCATGTTCATGAGAAAGCATCACTCCATTTTGTGGTCCCCCTTGCGATTGTTGCAATGCACAGTTTGGAGGATGTGAGACATTACTTCTTGTTGTCCATAGGTACATCTTCAAaaccaactctctctctctctctctctctctga